A window of the Thalassospira indica genome harbors these coding sequences:
- the hscA gene encoding Fe-S protein assembly chaperone HscA, whose protein sequence is MALLKIHEPGETPLPHEEERQIAVGIDLGTTNSVVAISNSEKPEVLRDKSGGNAIVPSVVYYGDDTPVVGEAARDQINTDASRVVSSVKRLMGRGLEDVKSVAGTLPYHVEVPEKSETENGEPMMVRLNVGNRVLTPVEVSADILRALRARAEESLDKPVEKAVITVPAYFDDGARTATKDAAKLAGIEVLRLVNEPTAAALAYGLDNGAEGLYAVYDLGGGTFDISLLKMQKGVFQVKATGGDAALGGDDFDHAIAEHLLAARKDGGATDDLDASDAKRLLKTARTVKESLTDQDSVEVTVALNGTETKHTVTRDQFDAMIAKLVARTAAITEQVLDDADVLPEDVKGVVLVGGSTRVPAVRKAVADLFEQEPLSDIDPDEVVALGAALQAEALTGGSDNLLLDVTPLSLGLETMGGIVEKVIDRNTPIPVSKAQEFTTYQDGQSAMMIHVVQGEREMVDQCRSLARFALTGIPSMAAGAARIRVQFNVDADGLLTVSAREETTGTEQEVAVKPTYGINESDMATMLRDSMVHAREDMEMRVLTEARVEARRNILAVNAAMEADRALLTKEDETNIKQAIANLETAAAGDNRDAINDAAEALENASRPFAEARMDSRIRQALAGQNVDEVH, encoded by the coding sequence ATGGCCCTGCTAAAAATCCACGAACCCGGCGAAACACCCCTCCCGCACGAGGAAGAACGTCAGATCGCTGTCGGGATCGACCTTGGCACCACCAACTCGGTGGTTGCGATTTCGAACTCGGAAAAGCCCGAAGTGCTCCGCGATAAATCCGGTGGCAATGCGATTGTCCCGTCTGTCGTCTATTACGGCGATGACACACCGGTGGTTGGCGAAGCCGCACGTGATCAGATCAATACCGATGCCAGCCGCGTGGTTTCATCGGTCAAACGTCTGATGGGCCGTGGTCTGGAAGACGTCAAATCGGTTGCCGGCACGCTGCCTTATCACGTCGAAGTGCCGGAAAAATCTGAAACCGAAAACGGCGAGCCGATGATGGTCCGCCTGAACGTTGGTAATCGTGTTCTGACCCCGGTTGAAGTATCGGCCGATATTCTGCGTGCCTTGCGCGCACGTGCGGAAGAAAGCCTTGATAAGCCGGTCGAAAAGGCCGTGATCACGGTGCCTGCCTATTTTGATGATGGTGCGCGCACCGCGACCAAGGATGCCGCCAAGCTGGCCGGGATCGAAGTCCTGCGTCTGGTCAATGAACCAACCGCAGCTGCCCTTGCCTATGGCCTCGATAACGGGGCAGAGGGGCTTTATGCCGTCTATGACCTTGGTGGCGGGACGTTTGATATCTCGCTGCTTAAAATGCAAAAGGGCGTCTTCCAGGTGAAGGCGACCGGTGGGGATGCCGCCCTTGGTGGCGATGATTTCGATCACGCCATTGCCGAACATCTTCTGGCCGCACGCAAGGATGGTGGTGCAACCGATGACCTTGATGCGTCGGACGCCAAACGCCTGTTGAAAACGGCCCGCACCGTCAAGGAAAGCCTGACCGATCAGGACAGCGTCGAAGTGACCGTTGCACTCAATGGCACGGAAACCAAACACACCGTAACGCGCGATCAGTTCGATGCGATGATCGCCAAACTGGTCGCGCGCACGGCCGCGATCACCGAACAGGTTCTTGATGACGCCGATGTCCTGCCCGAAGACGTCAAGGGTGTCGTTCTGGTCGGTGGCTCCACCCGTGTGCCCGCCGTGCGCAAGGCCGTGGCCGATCTGTTTGAACAGGAACCGCTGTCGGACATCGACCCGGACGAAGTCGTTGCCCTTGGTGCCGCCCTTCAGGCAGAGGCTTTGACAGGCGGCTCGGACAACCTTCTGCTTGATGTGACGCCGCTGTCGCTGGGCTTGGAAACCATGGGCGGGATTGTTGAAAAGGTCATTGACCGCAACACACCGATCCCGGTGTCCAAGGCACAGGAATTTACCACCTATCAGGATGGTCAGTCGGCCATGATGATCCATGTGGTGCAGGGCGAACGCGAAATGGTTGATCAGTGCCGCTCGCTCGCGCGCTTTGCCCTGACCGGTATTCCGTCAATGGCCGCAGGGGCTGCGCGCATTCGCGTTCAGTTCAATGTCGATGCCGATGGTCTTTTGACCGTCTCGGCGCGCGAAGAAACCACGGGTACTGAACAGGAAGTCGCGGTCAAGCCGACCTATGGCATCAATGAGTCTGACATGGCGACCATGCTGCGCGATAGCATGGTTCATGCCCGCGAAGACATGGAAATGCGTGTCCTGACCGAGGCACGCGTCGAAGCACGTCGCAACATCCTGGCGGTCAATGCCGCGATGGAGGCTGACCGTGCGCTTCTGACCAAGGAAGACGAGACCAACATCAAACAGGCCATTGCCAATCTTGAAACGGCCGCCGCAGGCGATAACCGCGATGCGATCAATGACGCCGCCGAGGCGCTTGAAAATGCATCCCGCCCGTTTGCCGAGGCCCGTATGGATAGCCGGATCCGCCAGGCACTTGCCGGGCAAAATGTCGATGAAGTTCACTAG
- the hscB gene encoding Fe-S protein assembly co-chaperone HscB, with the protein MSNTEHSAHKACWSCKGPVEVGALFCDTCNAIQPPGQLDHFTRFGLKRSFDLDIDEIEATYLKQQQKLHPDRFAAKSGREQAFSSQQAASLNEAFETLKNPVARAHYMLRLEGIEPEGGEGHTVNDPQLLMEAMEMREALDDAADKITIDAMIKDTRKQARACEKELGTAFDNKSYDAAKKLATRLRYLVKMTEEARAKKSRLAAA; encoded by the coding sequence GTGAGCAATACGGAACATTCCGCACACAAAGCTTGCTGGTCGTGCAAAGGACCGGTTGAAGTCGGCGCACTGTTTTGTGACACCTGCAACGCCATTCAGCCCCCAGGCCAGTTGGATCATTTCACGCGCTTTGGTCTTAAGCGGTCTTTTGATCTCGATATTGACGAGATCGAGGCCACCTATCTGAAGCAGCAGCAAAAACTGCATCCTGATCGCTTTGCTGCGAAATCGGGCCGGGAACAGGCGTTCTCCTCGCAACAGGCTGCCAGTCTGAACGAAGCGTTCGAGACGCTGAAAAATCCTGTGGCCCGGGCCCATTACATGCTGCGTCTCGAAGGCATCGAGCCCGAAGGCGGCGAGGGCCATACCGTCAATGATCCGCAGCTTCTGATGGAAGCCATGGAAATGCGCGAGGCCCTTGATGATGCGGCAGATAAAATCACCATTGATGCGATGATCAAGGATACCCGAAAACAGGCCCGTGCCTGTGAAAAGGAACTGGGCACCGCCTTTGACAACAAATCCTATGACGCGGCCAAGAAACTGGCCACCCGTCTAAGGTATCTCGTGAAAATGACCGAGGAAGCGCGCGCGAAGAAATCGCGCCTTGCCGCTGCCTGA
- a CDS encoding HesB/IscA family protein — MALPSPISVTPVALDHIKALLDSRGKPSHGIRLGVRSKGCSGLSYTLEYADDATGFEDVVELEDGVKLLIDPKAIMFVLGTEMDYEVNKMEEGFVFRNPNEKGRCGCGESFHV, encoded by the coding sequence ATGGCTCTGCCGTCACCGATTTCTGTCACACCGGTTGCGCTTGATCACATCAAGGCGCTGCTTGATAGCCGTGGGAAACCTTCGCACGGTATCCGGCTTGGCGTGCGCAGCAAGGGGTGTTCGGGCCTGTCTTACACGCTTGAATATGCTGACGATGCCACTGGCTTCGAAGACGTGGTCGAGTTGGAAGACGGCGTGAAGCTCCTGATTGACCCGAAAGCCATCATGTTCGTGCTTGGTACAGAGATGGATTACGAGGTCAACAAGATGGAAGAAGGCTTTGTATTCCGCAATCCCAACGAAAAAGGTCGTTGTGGCTGCGGTGAATCCTTCCACGTCTGA
- the iscU gene encoding Fe-S cluster assembly scaffold IscU — MAYSEKLIDHYENPRNVGSMDKNETSVGTGLVGAPACGDVMKLQIKVTPEGIIEDAKFKTFGCGSAIASSSLITEWVKGKSLDEAGSIANSQIAQELALPPVKIHCSILAEDAIKAAISDYKTKNGAADVDAAE; from the coding sequence ATGGCTTATAGTGAAAAGCTGATCGACCATTACGAAAACCCGCGCAACGTTGGTTCCATGGACAAAAATGAAACGTCTGTTGGTACCGGCCTTGTTGGTGCACCGGCCTGCGGCGACGTCATGAAGCTGCAGATCAAGGTGACCCCGGAAGGCATCATTGAAGATGCAAAGTTCAAGACCTTTGGGTGTGGTTCGGCGATTGCCTCAAGCTCGCTGATCACCGAATGGGTCAAGGGCAAGTCTCTTGATGAGGCCGGTTCGATTGCAAATTCCCAGATCGCGCAGGAACTGGCACTTCCGCCGGTGAAAATTCACTGCTCGATCCTGGCTGAAGATGCCATCAAAGCCGCCATCAGCGACTACAAAACCAAAAACGGCGCAGCGGACGTTGACGCTGCTGAATAA
- a CDS encoding IscS subfamily cysteine desulfurase, with protein sequence MNELKAKPIYLDYQATTPTDPRVVEAMLPYFTEKFGNPHSRNHSFGWEAEDAVEVARGQIAKIIGASAKEIIFTSGATESNNLALKGVMKFYGKKKPHLITVVTEHKCVLDSARHLEQEGYKVTYLGVKENGLIDLEELKAAITDETALVSVMGVNNEIGVIQPLKEIGEICRERKVFFHTDCAQAVGKIDLDVDDMKIDLMSISGHKIYGPKGIGALYVRRRPRVRVIAQITGGGQERGMRSGTLPTPLIVGLGKACDILSNEMAEENARIEKLRDYTLQRFRDRLEDIYVNGDEHERVSGNLNISFAYVEGESLLMDIKNIAVSSGSACTSASLEPSYVLRALGVDEELAHTSLRIGIGRYTTKEELDEAVDAICTAVERLREMSPLWEMAQEGIDIKSIEWAEH encoded by the coding sequence ATGAACGAGCTTAAAGCAAAGCCGATCTATCTGGACTACCAGGCAACGACGCCCACCGACCCGCGGGTTGTTGAGGCAATGCTGCCATACTTCACCGAGAAATTCGGTAACCCGCATTCGCGCAACCACAGCTTTGGCTGGGAAGCAGAAGACGCGGTTGAAGTTGCACGTGGCCAGATTGCCAAGATCATTGGCGCATCGGCTAAGGAAATTATCTTTACCTCGGGTGCGACCGAATCAAACAACCTCGCACTCAAGGGCGTGATGAAGTTCTATGGCAAAAAGAAGCCGCACCTCATCACGGTCGTGACCGAGCATAAATGCGTGCTCGACAGTGCCCGCCACCTTGAGCAGGAAGGTTACAAAGTGACCTATCTTGGCGTTAAGGAAAACGGCCTGATCGACCTTGAAGAACTTAAAGCTGCCATCACCGACGAAACTGCACTTGTGTCCGTCATGGGTGTAAACAACGAAATCGGTGTTATTCAGCCGCTTAAGGAAATCGGTGAAATCTGCCGTGAACGCAAAGTCTTCTTCCATACCGACTGTGCGCAGGCGGTTGGCAAGATCGACCTTGATGTTGATGACATGAAAATCGACCTGATGTCGATTTCCGGTCACAAGATTTACGGCCCGAAAGGCATTGGTGCGCTTTATGTTCGCCGTCGCCCGCGTGTACGTGTCATTGCCCAGATCACCGGTGGTGGTCAGGAACGTGGCATGCGTTCGGGTACGCTGCCAACCCCGCTGATTGTGGGTCTTGGTAAGGCGTGTGACATTCTGTCCAACGAAATGGCAGAAGAAAACGCGCGCATCGAAAAGCTGCGTGACTACACCCTGCAGCGTTTCCGTGATCGTCTTGAAGACATCTATGTCAATGGTGACGAGCATGAGCGTGTCAGCGGTAACCTGAACATCTCGTTTGCCTATGTCGAAGGTGAAAGCCTTCTTATGGACATCAAGAACATCGCCGTATCGTCAGGCTCTGCCTGCACCTCGGCGTCGCTGGAACCGTCTTATGTTCTGCGTGCTCTTGGTGTTGATGAGGAATTGGCACATACGTCCCTTCGTATCGGCATTGGTCGCTACACCACCAAGGAAGAGCTCGACGAAGCCGTTGATGCCATCTGCACCGCAGTTGAGCGTCTGCGCGAAATGAGCCCGCTTTGGGAAATGGCGCAAGAAGGCATCGACATCAAGTCGATCGAGTGGGCTGAACACTAA
- a CDS encoding cysteine desulfurase family protein, with the protein MTDQVYLDYNASAPLCEDAKQAMIAAMDVAGNPSSVHASGRAARKIVDHARRTIADLLGGDSERIIFTSGGTEANNLALNGLEDVTVFTSAVEHPSVIEARPDAKRIPVDENGVIDLNALEAMLKDASDAGQKVLVSVMLANNETGVIQPVAKVGLLAREYGAKVHCDAVQALGRLPVDMGRLLVDMVSISAHKIGGPKGIGALAIAPGVMLVPQIRGGGQEKYRRGGTENVVGIAGFDAAAKRAEANMARMADIAQMRDRLETELASEAPELLIAAKGTDRLVNTSCLILPGMPGETQVMALDLAGVAISSGSACSSGKVRESHVLKEMGVDEPGSAIRVSLGLESTDDDIDTFVRVWSRMRGNAARKKARHAA; encoded by the coding sequence ATGACCGACCAGGTTTATCTCGACTACAACGCCAGCGCGCCGCTTTGCGAAGATGCAAAGCAGGCCATGATCGCTGCGATGGATGTTGCAGGTAATCCGTCTTCGGTTCATGCCAGTGGCCGTGCGGCCCGCAAGATCGTTGATCATGCCAGACGCACCATTGCCGATTTGCTGGGCGGTGATTCAGAACGGATCATCTTCACCAGCGGCGGCACCGAGGCCAACAATCTGGCGCTGAACGGGTTGGAAGATGTCACCGTATTTACCAGTGCGGTCGAACATCCTTCGGTCATCGAAGCAAGACCGGACGCCAAACGCATCCCGGTGGATGAAAATGGCGTGATTGACCTGAATGCCCTTGAAGCGATGCTCAAAGACGCATCGGACGCCGGACAAAAGGTTTTGGTTTCGGTCATGCTGGCCAATAACGAAACCGGCGTCATTCAGCCGGTTGCCAAGGTTGGTCTGCTGGCGCGTGAATATGGTGCCAAGGTCCATTGCGACGCTGTTCAGGCGCTGGGCCGGTTGCCGGTCGATATGGGGCGCTTGCTGGTCGATATGGTGTCGATCTCGGCCCACAAGATCGGCGGTCCAAAAGGAATTGGCGCGCTGGCGATTGCGCCGGGCGTGATGCTGGTCCCCCAGATCCGGGGTGGCGGGCAGGAAAAATACCGCCGTGGTGGCACGGAAAACGTTGTCGGGATTGCTGGCTTCGATGCCGCGGCCAAACGTGCCGAGGCCAACATGGCAAGGATGGCGGATATCGCGCAGATGCGTGATCGCCTGGAAACGGAATTGGCATCAGAGGCGCCAGAGCTTCTGATTGCCGCAAAGGGAACGGATCGACTGGTGAATACAAGTTGTCTGATCCTGCCTGGAATGCCCGGGGAAACCCAGGTCATGGCACTGGATCTGGCAGGTGTGGCCATCAGTTCGGGATCTGCCTGTTCATCAGGCAAGGTACGTGAAAGCCACGTACTTAAAGAGATGGGTGTTGACGAGCCAGGCTCGGCCATTCGGGTCAGTCTGGGGCTGGAAAGCACCGACGACGATATTGATACATTTGTCCGAGTTTGGAGCCGGATGAGGGGCAATGCAGCGCGCAAGAAAGCGCGTCACGCTGCCTGA
- a CDS encoding Rrf2 family transcriptional regulator, with translation MKLSTKGRYAVMAMVDLAESSKDRPVALADIADRQEISLSYLEQLFGKLRKGGLVRSVRGPGGGYLLARNATETRVADVILAVDEPIRATRCKSGSPKGCKTNKGRCLTHELWEELGNQIYLYLASVSLADVVDRNVAGTLRTFPGKTTQIEEPSQVAAQ, from the coding sequence GTGAAGCTGAGTACCAAAGGCCGCTATGCCGTTATGGCGATGGTCGATCTCGCTGAAAGCAGCAAGGACCGACCGGTCGCGCTGGCAGATATTGCGGACCGCCAGGAAATTTCGCTTTCTTATCTTGAACAGCTGTTTGGCAAATTGCGCAAGGGCGGTCTGGTCCGTTCGGTGCGCGGCCCGGGTGGCGGATATTTGCTGGCACGCAATGCCACTGAAACCCGTGTTGCCGATGTCATTCTGGCGGTTGATGAACCAATCCGTGCAACCCGTTGCAAGTCCGGTTCGCCCAAAGGCTGCAAGACCAACAAGGGCCGTTGTCTGACCCACGAACTGTGGGAAGAACTCGGCAACCAGATTTATCTTTATCTGGCCTCTGTCAGTCTTGCCGATGTGGTGGATCGCAACGTGGCGGGGACGCTTCGGACGTTCCCGGGTAAAACGACCCAGATCGAAGAGCCGTCACAGGTTGCGGCACAGTAG
- the cysE gene encoding serine O-acetyltransferase — MFKLIRQEIDAMIARDPAARSRWEVVISYPAFHAIMGYRGTHWLWQRGFRLTARFLSQILRWLTGIEIHPGATIGKRFFIDHGMGVVIGETAEIGDDVTLYQGVTLGGTSPSVNSDGQRGLKRHPTLEDGVIVGSGAQILGPFTVRKNARVGGNAVVLGEVPEGATVVGIPAKIVRREQDDRFCAYGTPLGDLPDPVARALEELGREVETLRNKVVALEGEKAASDATPEKPRIVASSE; from the coding sequence ATGTTCAAGCTAATTCGTCAGGAAATTGACGCGATGATCGCCCGTGACCCTGCGGCGCGATCCCGTTGGGAAGTCGTGATCAGCTATCCGGCGTTTCATGCGATCATGGGCTATCGCGGGACACATTGGCTGTGGCAGCGCGGTTTTCGCCTGACGGCACGCTTCCTGTCGCAGATTTTGCGCTGGTTGACCGGTATCGAAATTCACCCGGGTGCGACGATTGGCAAGCGCTTCTTTATTGACCATGGCATGGGTGTCGTGATCGGCGAAACCGCCGAGATTGGCGATGATGTCACACTGTATCAAGGCGTTACCCTTGGTGGGACATCGCCAAGTGTTAACAGCGACGGCCAGCGCGGCCTGAAACGTCACCCGACCCTTGAGGACGGCGTGATTGTCGGGTCCGGCGCCCAAATCCTTGGACCATTTACCGTGCGCAAGAATGCACGTGTTGGCGGCAACGCCGTGGTTCTGGGTGAAGTGCCCGAGGGTGCGACCGTGGTCGGTATCCCGGCCAAGATCGTCCGCCGCGAACAGGATGACCGGTTCTGTGCCTATGGTACGCCGCTTGGCGATCTGCCCGATCCGGTTGCCCGTGCGCTTGAAGAACTTGGCCGTGAGGTCGAAACGTTGCGCAACAAGGTGGTCGCCCTTGAGGGTGAAAAGGCTGCATCTGACGCCACACCGGAAAAGCCGCGTATCGTCGCATCATCGGAATAG
- a CDS encoding alpha/beta hydrolase: protein MPEVIFNGPEGRLEGRYHHNGADDSPIALILHPNPQQGGTMNNKLCFNMFNMFKDRGYSVMRFNFRGVGRSQGVFDQGIGELSDAASALDWMQTYNANARATWVAGYSFGSWIGMQLLMRRPEIDGFISVAAPASEQDFTFLAPCPSSGILIHGTQDTNIPVASVNKLADKLNAQKGIEVDMCAIDGADHYFAKQQDEVIKHSIAYLDKRGA from the coding sequence ATGCCTGAGGTCATTTTTAACGGCCCCGAAGGTCGCCTTGAAGGTCGCTACCACCATAACGGCGCTGACGATTCGCCCATCGCACTTATCCTCCATCCGAACCCGCAACAGGGTGGCACAATGAATAACAAGTTGTGCTTCAACATGTTCAACATGTTCAAGGATCGCGGCTATTCCGTCATGCGGTTCAACTTCCGTGGTGTCGGCCGCTCGCAAGGCGTATTCGATCAGGGGATCGGTGAACTGTCTGACGCGGCATCCGCGCTTGACTGGATGCAGACCTATAACGCCAATGCGCGCGCAACCTGGGTTGCCGGTTATTCGTTCGGTTCGTGGATCGGCATGCAGCTTTTGATGCGCCGTCCGGAAATTGACGGATTTATTTCGGTCGCAGCCCCGGCAAGTGAACAAGACTTCACCTTCCTTGCCCCCTGCCCGTCATCCGGCATCCTGATCCATGGCACGCAGGACACCAACATTCCGGTCGCCTCGGTCAACAAGCTTGCCGACAAGCTGAATGCCCAGAAAGGCATTGAAGTTGATATGTGCGCGATTGACGGTGCCGATCACTATTTTGCCAAACAGCAAGACGAAGTGATCAAGCACTCGATTGCTTATCTGGACAAGCGCGGTGCTTAA
- a CDS encoding anhydro-N-acetylmuramic acid kinase: MTHGWITAIGMMSGTSLDGVDAALIETDGIEVRRTGQSVFVPYAPELRERMRACFGNRSATNTEHVVADDLTQVHVDAVNMLMDKSAMSAADIGVIGFHGQTVFHEPASGLTRQIGTPHMLAEKTGIPVVADFRLADVAVGGEGAPLAPVYHAALIKSAGVELPVAVLNIGGVSNVTYIDGDDALLAFDCGPGNARIDDWMLRHTGNPVDLNGATAASGTGDPMVEVKFLEDPYFDRIPPKSLDREDMAARIDGLVVEAKLNVSDGAATLANCTVAAIVAGVNHLPTAPKGWFVCGGGRHNDYIMETLATRLGVPVQSVDVLDWDGDAVEAECFGFLAVRHLRDLPLSFPGTTGVPEPCCGGKLYPTKKAA, encoded by the coding sequence ATGACACACGGCTGGATAACAGCAATCGGCATGATGAGTGGCACCTCTCTTGACGGGGTGGACGCAGCCCTGATTGAAACCGATGGCATCGAAGTACGCCGCACCGGGCAATCGGTTTTTGTGCCTTATGCGCCGGAGTTGCGCGAACGCATGCGGGCATGTTTCGGTAATCGCAGCGCGACCAATACTGAACATGTGGTTGCCGACGATCTGACACAGGTGCATGTTGATGCTGTTAATATGCTGATGGATAAATCCGCTATGTCGGCCGCCGATATTGGCGTGATTGGCTTCCATGGGCAGACCGTGTTTCATGAACCGGCATCGGGCCTGACGCGCCAGATCGGAACACCGCATATGCTGGCGGAAAAAACCGGTATCCCGGTGGTGGCCGATTTCAGATTGGCCGATGTCGCCGTTGGCGGGGAGGGGGCGCCACTGGCACCTGTCTATCACGCTGCCCTGATCAAAAGTGCTGGTGTTGAGTTGCCCGTGGCAGTTCTTAATATCGGCGGGGTTTCCAATGTTACATATATCGACGGCGACGATGCATTGCTGGCCTTTGATTGCGGGCCAGGCAATGCGCGGATTGATGACTGGATGTTGCGCCATACCGGCAATCCGGTTGATCTGAACGGCGCAACGGCGGCTTCGGGCACCGGTGACCCGATGGTCGAGGTCAAATTCCTTGAAGACCCATATTTTGACCGCATCCCGCCCAAATCACTGGACCGCGAAGATATGGCGGCCCGCATTGACGGGCTGGTGGTTGAGGCCAAGCTTAATGTGTCTGACGGGGCGGCAACGCTTGCCAATTGCACGGTGGCGGCCATCGTTGCCGGTGTAAACCATCTGCCGACTGCGCCCAAAGGCTGGTTTGTCTGCGGTGGCGGGCGTCATAACGATTATATCATGGAAACACTCGCAACCCGTCTTGGGGTGCCGGTGCAATCTGTTGACGTGCTTGATTGGGATGGTGATGCGGTGGAGGCCGAATGTTTTGGCTTCCTTGCTGTGCGCCATTTGCGCGACTTGCCGCTCAGCTTCCCGGGAACCACGGGCGTGCCAGAGCCCTGTTGTGGCGGCAAGCTGTATCCAACAAAAAAGGCCGCCTGA
- the tyrS gene encoding tyrosine--tRNA ligase, whose amino-acid sequence MTELKSDFLRVMNDRGYIHQCTDLEGLDAYASENTVVCYVGYDCTADSLHVGSLVSIMMLRWLQKTGHKPIVLMGGGTTRVGDPTGRDDARPVLTDEIIEANMAGIKKVFQQFLTFGDGPTDAVMVNNADWLDKLNYIEFLRDFGRHFSVNRMLAFDSVKLRLEREQSLSFLEFNYMILQAYDFVELNRNYGCTLQMGGSDQWGNIVNGVELGRRVDEKSLFGLTTPLMTTASGAKMGKTAAGAVWLNEERLSSYDYYQFWRNTEDADVIKFMRLFTEMSLDQIEEYAKLEGSQINEAKKVLAFEAVKLCRGEEAALAAAETARKTFEEGVLADDLPTVEIAKAELDAGIPAFDLFRRADLAKSGGDARRLIKGGGAKINDEKVSDENANITADAVNADGVIKVSAGKKRHVLIKPV is encoded by the coding sequence ATGACTGAACTGAAGTCTGATTTTCTCCGCGTCATGAATGACCGCGGTTACATCCACCAATGTACTGATCTTGAAGGCCTTGATGCCTATGCATCGGAAAATACGGTGGTGTGCTATGTGGGTTATGATTGCACCGCAGACAGCCTGCATGTCGGATCGCTTGTGTCGATCATGATGTTGCGCTGGCTGCAGAAAACCGGCCACAAACCGATCGTCCTGATGGGCGGCGGCACCACCCGCGTTGGTGACCCGACCGGCCGCGATGACGCGCGCCCGGTTCTGACCGATGAAATCATCGAAGCCAACATGGCCGGCATCAAAAAGGTGTTTCAGCAGTTCCTGACGTTTGGCGATGGCCCGACTGATGCGGTCATGGTCAACAATGCCGACTGGCTGGACAAGCTGAACTACATCGAATTCCTGCGTGATTTCGGTCGCCACTTCTCGGTCAACCGGATGCTGGCCTTTGACTCGGTCAAGCTGCGTCTGGAACGTGAACAGTCGCTGAGCTTCCTTGAATTCAACTACATGATCCTGCAGGCTTACGACTTTGTCGAACTGAACCGCAACTATGGCTGCACGCTTCAGATGGGCGGATCGGACCAGTGGGGCAACATCGTCAATGGTGTTGAGCTTGGTCGCCGCGTTGATGAGAAATCGCTGTTTGGCCTTACCACACCGCTGATGACCACGGCATCGGGTGCCAAGATGGGCAAGACTGCGGCCGGTGCAGTTTGGCTGAATGAAGAACGTCTGTCGTCTTATGACTACTACCAGTTCTGGCGGAACACCGAAGATGCCGACGTGATCAAGTTTATGCGTCTGTTCACCGAGATGTCGCTCGATCAGATCGAAGAATACGCCAAGCTTGAAGGATCGCAGATCAACGAAGCCAAGAAAGTTCTGGCATTCGAGGCGGTCAAACTGTGCCGCGGCGAAGAAGCAGCCCTTGCGGCGGCTGAAACTGCGCGCAAGACCTTTGAAGAAGGTGTTCTGGCAGACGATCTCCCGACTGTGGAAATTGCCAAGGCCGAACTTGATGCCGGTATCCCGGCCTTTGATCTATTCCGTCGTGCTGACCTTGCCAAATCGGGCGGTGACGCACGTCGTCTGATCAAGGGCGGCGGTGCCAAGATTAATGACGAAAAGGTCAGCGATGAAAACGCCAATATCACCGCCGATGCGGTAAATGCAGATGGCGTGATCAAGGTATCTGCCGGCAAGAAACGGCACGTCCTGATCAAGCCGGTCTGA